The DNA sequence GACCGCACCCCGGTGGTCGTGAGTGGGAAACAGTGTTCCAACCCTGTTTCTCACTCACGACGGTCGCGGGCCGGTGGGAGCAGCGTGCGCGGGTCCAGCGCCGCGCGCAGGCGGGCCGGCCACGGGCGCGTGGCCAGGCTGCGGCGCAGCTCCGCCACCTCCTGCCAGGCCCGGCGGACCGCGCCGTCCGTCACCGGGACGCCGGACCACAGCGCCATGTCGACCACCTTGCCCAGCCGGGTGATCGGTTCCCTCGTGCCTTCGCCCGCCAGCTCGGCCAGGTCGCGCGGGGTCATGCCGACGCGGTAGGGCACGCCGTCCGCGCGAAGCCGGTCCCGGGCCTCCGCCCACGCGCCGATGACGCCGTCCGCGCCGCTCGACCGGCGACGGCGGCGGGTGCGGATCCCCTTCGCCAGCGGCACTCCCCACAGCCAGCCGGCGAGCAGTGCGCCCACGGCGATCGCCGCCACCAGGCCCCAGCGGACCGAACCGCCGGAGGTCGCCGCGGTGTCGCCGGAGTCCTGGTGCCCCGGCGGCAGCTGCGGCGGCTGCAGCGACTGCTCCGGCGGCAGCTGCTGCCGGGCCAGCGAGGTCGCCTTCGCCAGACCGGTCTGCTGGCCGGTCTTCACGGCGGCGGCCGTCGGGTCGAGCGGCACCCAGCCGACGCCGTCGACGGCCACCTCGGGCCACGCCAGCACGTCGCGGTTGCGCACGACCCGGTAGTCACCGTCCACTTCGGACGATCCGCCGAACCCGACCACCAGCCGCGCCGGGATGCCGGTCAGCCGGGCGAGGGCGACGTAGGCCGCGGCGAACTGCTCGCTCGTGCCCCGCCGCGTGTCGAGCAGGAACCGCCGCAGCTGCGGCCAGCCGTGCCCGGTCGGCAGGTCGGTGCCGACGGCGACCTGGTAGTGGGTGCTGAGGAACCGTTCGAGCTGCAGCGCCGACTGGAACGTCGGACGCAGGCCGCGCACGGCGTCCCGGGCCAGCTGCTCGACGTCCGCGGGCACCTGGCCGAGTTCGCCGAGCCCGCCCTCGGCCTTCGCGTCGACCTCCGCGCCCTCCAGCCGCGCCGCGTCGACGTCCGGCGACGACCACGTGAGCCGGTACCGCGGGTCCCGGGCGGGCGGATCGAGCAGCAGCGCCCCCGCCGTCTGGTCGACGAGCGGGTCGACCCCGGTCACCCCGGTCGGCATGGCCTGGCTCGGCAGCCACGGTCCCGGCAGCCCGGTCACCCGCACGTCGGCGGTGCGCGTGGTGCCACCGGACGCGCTGCCGAGGTGCTGCCCGAGCCGGCGCAGCCGCAGGCCGGTGGACCAGTTGGCACCGTCGAAGCCGTCGAGGACGGCGAGCCGCCACCGGTCCACCGGCGCGTCGCTGCGGTAGCGGAAGACTTCCGCACCGGGCCGGGCGATCCGGTCGCCGACCTGGTCCAGCGGGTTGCCGAGCCCGTGCTGCGCGAGCGGTGCGACCTGGCGGTCGGTGAGCCGGACGGGATCGCGCCCGGCCGGATCGAGCGCGCCCAGCGCCACGGCCCCGGCGAGCAGCCCGGCGACGGTCGCCACGACGAGCCAGGCCGGCTTCGATCCGCCGGGACGGGACCACAGGGTCAGCGCGCCCGCACCCGCGTAGAGCACGGCCGCACCCACCGCGACCGGGCCGGACAAGGGCTGGTACGCCTGGGAAAGCGCCGCCACGAGCACGCCCGGGAGCAGCGCGAGAAGCGGTTTTCGCAGCCGCAGCAGCACTTCCGTCCCGACGGTCGAGGCGAGCAGCACCGCGAGCGGGACGAACAGCAGCTGTTCCGGGACCGGCCGGGCCGGCCAGGTGGATTGCAGGGTGAGCAGCCAGCCTTCGGTGGCGCCGCGGGCCAGGACGGCCAGCGTCTCCCCGGTCGGCAGGCCCGCGAGGGTGGTCGGGAACGCGACCACCTCCATCAGCCCGAGAATCCCGGCGGCGAGCACGACGAGCGGGCGGTACGGCGCCGCTTTCGGCAACCGGGCGCAGAGTTCGACGCAGCCGAAGGCGAGCGCCACGACGACGAGGACCGGGACGAGCACCGCGGTGAAGCCGAAGACCGGGGTGAACAGCAGCCCCGCGACCGCGGCGGCCCCGAGCACCCCGGCGACGGCGAGCCTGCCGTCGGCGGCCGTGCGCTGGGCTGCCGTGCGCCGGACTCCCGCGGCCCGCGCGGCGGCAAGGCGACCACGGCGGCGCCCCCTCCGCGCCACCGCAGCACCTCCGGTACCCGACCGTCCGGCCCGGCCCGGCCGCCCCACCCCGCGGCGGCGCCCCCTGCGCACCACCGCACCACCCCCGCCACCGGACCGTCCCACCCGACCCCGCCGCCCAGCCACTCCCGCCGTCACGCCGCCCCCGTCATCAGCGCGTTCCAGCGGGCTGCCGCGTCGGCCGCGTCCACCGCCGAGATCTGCCCCGCCCCCGCGACCGGAGCACCTTTCCGTGCGCCGAGGCGGATCACCGTGTCCGGGTGCCAGCGGCGGGCCGGGCCGAGGTCCGCGTCCGGGCCGGTCACCACCACCACGACCCCGCCAGGACGGCGCCCCGCCGCCAGTGGGGCCGGGAGCAGCGGGGCGTCGTCAGCGCCGTCCTGGGTGACCAGGCACAGCTCGTCCAGCACCACCCTCGCCACCCGCAAGCCGCTGTCCACCGGGGTGTCCGTGCCGGTCGTCGTGATCAGCCGGCAGTGCTGGCCCGCCGTCGCCGAGGCGAACAGCAGGGATGCCACCACCTCGACGGCTTCCTCGAACGCGGTCGCGGTCAGCGCCGACGGCCGGGTGTCGAGCAGAACCGTGCACCGCAGCTGCGCCGGATCGGCGTACTCGCGCACCATGAGCCGCCCGGTGCGGGCGGACGCTTTCCAGTGCAGGTGCCGGACTTCGTCGCCGAGCACGTACTGGCGGACCGCGCGCAGGTCGGCCGAGCCGCGCAGGGGCGGGTCCGTGATCGGCCCGTCGTGGTGGTGGCGCGGGTGCCCGGCCCGCGCCGTACGCACGGTGTGCCGCCGCGGGTGCACCCACAGGCTCGCGGTGCCGCCGACCGTGCGCTCGCCGCGGGCGAGGGCGAACAGGTCGGGCCGGTCGAGCACGAGCGGGCCCACCTCGAGCCGGCCGCGCCGGGTGGTGGGCAGCTCGTAGTGGTACGTCGCCGCCGTGCCGGGGGCGAGCGGGCGCACGCGTACGCCGTGCGTCGCCTCGCCCAGGCGGTCCGCCGCGGCGAACCCGCCGTGGCGGCGCGTGCCGGTGTTGCGGACGGTCAGCGAAGCCAGCGCGGGTTCGCCGCGTTCGATCCGGTCCGGGAGCACGGTCCGGTCGACGTCGACTTCGGGCCGGAACCGGACGGCGGCCACGGCGACGAGCACCGCGCCCGCCGCGATCCCGCCCAGCGCCCGGAAAAACGCGTACCCCAGCACTTCGCCCGCGGTGTAGAGCACGACGGCGGCAGCGAGCACGAAGACCCCGCGGCGGGTGAGCCGCATCGCTACCGCCCCGCCGCGGCCGCCGGCGCGGGCGTCTCGGCCAGCAGCTCGTCCACGACGTCGGCGGTCCGCCGCTGGTTCAGCTCCGCGTCCGGCGTCAGCACCAGCCGGTGCCCGAGCACCGGGTGCGTGACGTCCTTGACGTCGTCGGGCGTGACGAAGTCGCGGCCGTGGGTGGCCGCGAGCGCCTGCGCCGCCCGGATCAGCGCGATGCTGCCGCGCGGGCTGGCCCCGTACCGGACGGCCGGGTGCGTCCGGCTCGCGGTGGCCAGCCGGACGGCGTAGGACACGATTTCCGGGGCCAGGTGCGACTTGCGGACCTCGGCGATCACCGCTTGCACGGCGCCGAGGTCGAGCACCGGCCGCAGCTCGTCCGGGGTCACGCCGGCGCAGTCCCCCATCACGACCCGCATTTCGGCGTCGTGGTCGGGGTAGCCGACCGAAAGCCGCATCAGGAACCGGTCGAGCTGCGCCTCGGGCAGCCGGTAGGTGCCCTCCAGCTCGATCGGGTTCTGCGTGGCCACCACGAAGAACGGCCGCGGCACGTCCTGGCTGACCGCGTCGACCGTCACCCGCCGCTCGGCCATCACCTCCAGCAGCGCGGACTGCGTCTTCGGCGTGCCGCGGTTGATTTCGTCGGCCAGCACGACGTTCGCGAAGATCCCGCCGGGGTGGAACTGGAACCGCTCGGCGTTCTGGTGGTACACCATCACGCCGGTGATGTCGCCGGGCAGCAGGTCCGGCGTGAACTGGATGCGGTTCCAGCTCGCGCCGACGCTGCGCGCCAGGCAGCGGGCGAGCGTCGTCTTGCCGAGGCCCGGCACGTCTTCGATGAGCAGGTGCCCTTCGGCGAACAGCGCGGCGACCGCGAGGCGGACGAGTTCGGGCTTGCCGCGCACGACCGCCTGGACGTTGTCGGCGATCAGCTCGTAGGCGGCCTTGGGAGTCGGGGTCACGGTTCCTTCTTCGCCTCGGGTTTTCCGGTTTTCTTCAGCAGGCGGCGCGTTCCCAGCAGCGCGAGCGGCCCGAGCACGACCACGAACGCGGGCGTGCCCTGGAAGTGGTCCGAGCCGGTGCCCGCCGACGTCGTGATGGTGACGTCGACCGGGATCGCGCCGACCCAGTAGATGTTCGAGATGGTGAGGTTCGTGGTGCCGCTGCACGGAACGGACCCGGACGAGCCACCCAGCGCGGTCGCCTTGCACGTCGCGGCCGCGCCGTTGCCGTTCGCGGTCACGGTGACGATGATCTGCTGGTCCGGCGCGCCCTTGCCCTGGACGTGGGTGATCTTCACGGTCGGCGGGCCCGAGGGCACGCGCACCGTCTTGCGGCCCGGGCTCCCGGTGAGCGCGGCGCCCGAGCCGTACTTCGTGACCGCGCGGACGGTGACCGTGACGGACCCGGTGAGCCCCGAGAACTGGGTCGAGGTACCGGAAACCTGGCGCTCCCCCGCGCCCGTCGCGCTCACCAGGTAGTGCACCAGGTCCGCGCCGTGCAGGTCCGGTGCGGACCAGTTCGCCGAGACCTTCCCGCCCGTTCCGGCGGTCAGGGTGACCGCGGGCGCGCCGGCCGCCTGCCCCGGCGCCGCCGCTTTCGCGCTCGCCCCCGGGCCGGTGCCCGCGGAGTTCTCGGCGGACACGGTCACCACGTAGGACTTCCCGTTGTCCAGGCCGCTCACGGTGGCGCGGCGCGAACTCCCGGAGACCGTCGTCGACCCGCCCGGCCAGGACAGGTGGTACGCGGTGATCCGCGCGCCGTTGTCGGCGGCGGCCGACCACGTCACCTTGACGGCGCCGTCCGACGCCGACGCGCTGACGTTGCGCGGCGCGCCCGGCGGCGTCGCTTTCGCGACCGGCGGCGGCACCGGCCGGGACGGCGGTTGCTGCGGCGGCGGCGCCGAACCGGTGTCCGACGGCTGCGGCGGGGCCGGCGGCGGCGTCTCGGCCTGGTGGCGTGCCTGCTCGTCGACGGCCACGTCGGCCACCGAACCGTTCTCGCCGTCGACGACCAGCACGTGCGAGCCGTCCGAACTGTCGACGTAGACGCGGTCGTCCTGGCCGCGGGCCAGCCGTGGCCGCCCGCCGGGGACCTTCTTGGTGCCCTTGAGCGTGCCGTGGCTGTCGTAGGTCCGGACCTCGTTGCGGGTTTCGTCGACCAGCGCGACGACGTGCGTGGTGGCGACCGGGCCGCTGAACCGGCCGTCCTCGGGCAGGTCCACCGAAACCGGCCGCCCGGCCGGGCCGTCCTTGCCGAGCCCGGTGGTGTCGATCAGGTGCAGCCGGTTGCGGTCCGGGTCGGCGACGGCGAGCCGCCCGTCGACCGAGGTGTTGGCCACCAAGGCGGTCGGGGGCAGCTTGACGCCGATCGCGAGGGGTTCGCCGAGCCCGTCCTTGCTCGCCGGGCTCAGCGTGTCCGCGGTGACGTCCAGCACCACCGGCCGGTCGTCGACGAGGGCGAGCAGCCCGCTGTGCCCGGCGGGCAGCTGCGCCGGGCAGGTCGGGGTGGTCGCGCCGCGCGGCAGTTCGCACACCGAGCCGGTGTCGATCCGGTACACCCACAGGGTTCCGTCGCCGGTGGCGACGGGCGTGGCCAGCGGGCCGCCGGCCGCGACGGTGGCCACCGGGTCGCCGAGCCGGACGATCCGGCCGGCGTTGCGGTAGACCAGGTACGGCCCGCCCGCGACCTCCAGCACCGACGGCGTTTCGGTGGCCGGCGGCGCGATCGCGCTCTCCACCCCCAATGTCGACTTGTCGAACAACGTGATCCGCGACCGGTCGACGACGTAGCCGGACCGGCCGCCCTGCACGACCTGGCTGCCCGGCCCGGCGGGCACGCCCGCCCGCGCGTCGACCTCACCGGCCCCGCCGTCGACGTGCAGCGCGGACTGGAGCGCGTCGCTGTACACCCAGTGGCCGGCCTGGACGTACTCCAGGTCCGACGGCATCGGCGCCCGGCCGGCGACGGCCACCCCGATCAGCGCGAGGCACCCGGCGACCAGGAACGCGAGCACCAGCCGGGTGCGCGCGGCGGCGCCGAGCCCGCGGCTCTTCTTCTCCGTGCCCTCCCCGGCCACGTCGACATACATGGACCGGACGCTAGGGCCCGATCATGAAATTTCGATGAAACGCCCTGACCCGCGCCGATGTCATCGAAACCTCAGGTCCGCGGGGAAATCTGTCCCCGTCGACCGGCACCAGGAGGGGGCACGATGACGGACTTCGGCGCGGCACGGGCGGACGCGCACCGCGGCGCGCCCGCACCACCGCCCGCGTACCCCGCGGCCGCCCGGCCGGCCGCGTACGGCACGGCGGCCGGCGCGGACGCGGCTTCCCGCGCAGCGGCCCGCGAAAGCGCGCTCGCCGCGTTGTCCGCGGCCCGGCAGCCGTCGTTCGCGGCGCCGGTCCCGCCGCCCGCGCCACCTCCGGTCCCACCGCGGAATTCCCCGCCGGTGCCCCACCGCGCCGCCGGGCGGCCGCGCCCGATCGGCGTCGCGCGGATCGTGTGCTGGCAGCTCGTCCTGGTCGCACTGGTCCTGGCGGCCACCCGGCCGTGGCCGGTGCTCGTCGCCGTGGCGATCCCGGCCGCGGTGGTCGTGGCCCTGACCACCGTCCGCGTGCACGGCCGGTGGCTGTCCGCCTGGCTCGTCGTGGGCTCGGACTACGCGCTCCGGGATCGGGCCCGCGACCTGCGCGGCCCGGCCGAAGCGGGCCGGGAGCTGCTGCGCCTGCTCTCCCCGGAAGCGACCGGGACGTCCGGCGACACCGGCTTCCTGCTCAGCCGCGCCGCCGGGATCACCGTGGTACTGCACCCGAAATCGGCCGAGCGGGACCTGACGAAGGCGATGCCGTCGCCGGAGGCGCTGCTCCCGCCGCCGCACGCACAGGCCGAGGCGGTCGCGGCGCAGGTCGTCCACCACGCGGGGATCGCGCGGGACCGCCCGCCCCGCGTGTGGCTCGCGCTCCAGGCCCTGCGCACGCCCGACGTCCAGCACGACACCGACGTCCAGCGAGCGCTCGGCAACGCGGTGCGGCGGGTGCTGCGCCGGCTCCGCCGTGACGGGCTGCCCGCGCACGGGCTGACCGAACCCGAGCTCATGGGCACACTGGCTTCGCTCGCGCACGTCAACGCGGGCCGCGGGCAGGTGCGCGAGGACTGGCGCCACTGGCGCAGCGGCCCGATCGCGCAGGCGACGTTCCGCCTCGACGGCTGGGCGGAGCTGCCGCCCGCGGTGGCCCCGCAGCTGCTGCGCTGGCTGCTGGCGAAGATCCCCCGTGCGGCGATCACGGTGGCGGTCACCGCCCACCGCCCGGCGGCGACGGCGCACACCCGCACCGAAGCCACCCTCCGCCTCGCGGCGTCCGGCCCGGCGGAACTGGAAGCCGCGGTGCGCGAGCTCACCCGCCTGGCCGGGGAGTGGGCGCTGTCGGTGGACCGCCTCGACGGCCGCCACGCCCAGGGGGTGGCGGCCACGCTGCCGATCGGCCTCGCCGGTCCGTGACCACCGGACATCGTCGCCGAACCGTTACCGCCGGGCGAAACCGGCGCAGGCTCCGGAACGACCTCACCCCCGAAGGGTTTCCGCCCGCCGGCGGACCCGGAAACCGACGAGGGGGACTGTGAGCCAGTCAGCCGCGGAAGCCGGCCCCGCACCGGCCCGGACCGACGAACTTCGGCAGCACGCGGGAAAGCTGCACCTCACCACCTCCTTCCTGATCAGGCACGAGAGCCTGCGGGCGGCGCTGGAGACGCGGACGTCCGCCCTGCGCTGGGACAAGAAACTGTTCGACGTACTGCGGTCCCAACCGCACAACAGCGGCCTGTCGCAAGCCGTGGAGCCGATGTTCGACGACATCGCCGACCGGAAGCGGGGCCTGTTCGTCGACGACTTCCTCATCCAGTCCGGCAGCCCGCACCCGGGCCGGGACCACCGCCCGGTCCTCAGCGACTCGATCGACATCGGCGTACCCAGCCTGATCGCGTGGTCCACGGAGGGCAACGACCTGCGCGCGGAGTTCGACCGGCCCGCCCGGTTCGAGGGCGTCCACTGCCGCGCGTTCTGGGTCGCGCATTCCAACCTGTCGCTGTCCTACCACCTCTCCTTCGAAATCCCCTACCGGCACACGGCGTCGGATTACTACGCGCTTTCCGTGCTGCAGAAGGTGCTTTTCCCGACCGAAACGGTCCCCACCACGAAAGAACTCGACGCGGGTGCCGTCCTCACGACGTCGCGGTACGACCCGCGGCGCCTCGAGCGTTCCTTGTCCGACTACATCCGGCACCGCTTCACCATCGACGTCGCCGACTTGTTCAAGCGGATCCTGACCACGTCCTCCGCGCCGGCGAAAGCAGTCGAGGGCACCGGACTGGCGCACGTGCTGCTGGACGGCGACCACCCCGGCGGCCCGGTCTCGAACTGGAAACCGGTGTGCGTCTCGGTGCTGGAAGACGCCTACTTCTTCCACCTCCTGCGCCCGGACCGGCGCGATCGGCTGGCGCGGCTCGGCGCGGTGGAGCCGGCCGGGGCGGACGACGGGTTCCTGGTCTACGACCACTGCGTGCTCGACCGGTGCGACGCCGACGACCTGGCGTACTACTTCCTGTCGGGCTACTTCCAGAACGTGATCGACTTCCTCCGCCAGGACGTCTCCGAGGTCCTGGACGGCACCGAACCGGTCTACCCGCTGCCGGACGCCGAAGAAGACCCGGCGAGCCTGACGCTGTACGTCTCCCCCACCGCGGTCTACGAGGTCGTCGACCGGTCGCGCAGCCTCAGCGCCGGGCACCGCTGGATCGGGACGTGCCCGTACCTGTTCCTGGTCCACCTGATGACGCTCCACAACGAAGACCTGGTCCGCCGCTACGAGGAGCAGGTCCGGGGCCTCATCGACCACCTCGAGCGGGTCGACCTGCTCGGCGTGCGCGCCCCCGGCCGCGGGCACCCCAGCGCCCACAGCGACGAGACGTTCAACCGGTTCCGCGATTTCCGGCTGACCACGTTCGAAGAGGTGCACCGGCACCGCTACTTCAACATCCTGCGGTACAGCACGGAAAGTGCGTTCTACGAGGCGATCGAGGACGCCCGCGGAATCCACCAGCGCGAGCAGTACTGGGCGGCCGTCGTCCGGGACGTGGAACGCATGGAGACGGCGGTCGACGACCTGCGCACCGCCCGCCAGCAGCGCGCCGACAGCCTGCGCAACAAGCTGCTCGGCGCGGTGGCGGTGATCGGCATCCTCCAGGTGGCCTTCGAAGGGCTGAACTACAGCTTCGAAGGAAACCCGGGCAAGATCGCGTGGGCGATCGGCTTGTTCCTGGGCGCGGCGCTGCTGGCGGCGGCGGTCGCGTTGCTTCCGGGCCGGTCGAAGAAATAGGCGGACCGAAACACCGTTCCCGCGAAAACATTCGATTCCGGCTAGCCCGCGCCGGGCGGTTGTTGCTAGCTTTCCGGGGGCCGGGACAGCAGGGAGTCGGCGTGGACGAGGGGAAGATCCAGAACACGGTCGAGGGCGACGTTTCGGGCACCGCCGTGCAGGCCGCCCACATCGGGACGGTGAACATCGGGACGTCCCAGGAAGGCGTGGCGGACGCCGTCCCGCCGCCCTACCGGGTTCCGGTTCGCGAACTGCTGGCGGACTTGCTGACCGGCGGTGCGCACCGCCGGGTGGCGCGGTCGGCCGAACGGCTGGCCGCCCAGTTCCCCGCCCAGCGATCGGCCGCACCGGACTGGGAGCGCACCGCACGGGCCTACCGCCAAGCACTGCAGCTGGCCCTGCGGGTGGATCCGGCCCAGGCCGAGGTCTTCTTCCGCTCCTACGACGCCCGGATCCCGCCGGAACGCTATCCCCTCGACGCCGGCGACCACCGGTGGCTGGCCGCGCTGACCTGGCGGCCGGACGGCCACGTGCTGACCGTCGTGTTCGACGTGGCGACGCGGTTGCGGCTGGCCGACCTGCAGCTGCTGGCGCGCGACCGGATGACGGACCTGCTGGCCCAGCACGGCGACGCCAACACCGTGGTCGCGAACTTCCGCCGCTGGCAGGACCAGGACCTGCTCACCGGCCCGGTGGTGACCGCGGTGCTGAAGAAGCACATGGCCCGCACGCCGCTGGAGCGGGATGCCCAGCTCTGGCGGATGTTCTTCGCGCACCTGCCCCGTTCGCTGGTGCCCGATCTCTTCGACGTCCGCTGCTTCCTCGGCCACGGCGCCGACGCGGTCCGGCTCGCCGACAGCGAGACCGAGGCGCAGCGGGCGCTCACCTGCTGCCTGCGGTCCGCGGTCCTCGACGACGTCCGCGCGGGGCTGGGGCTGGCGCACGCCCGCCACGCGAAGGACCTGGTCATCGCGCTGGCCGAACGCTACGCCGACCTGCTGACCGAAGCCGGCCGGTTCGCCGACGCCCTGCCGCTCTACCGGCAGATCGGCCGGCTGGACCGCGTGAGCCAGTGCCACGAGGAACTCCACCAGTACTTCGAAGCCCTCGAGACGTGCCCCGCCGACCAGCCCGGCCGCCTGGCCGCGCTGGCCGACCGCAGCCTCCCGGACATCCACGGTTTCGTCGAACGGCAGGAGTTCCCCGCGGCGGCCGAGCGGGTGCGGAAGACGCTCGCGAACCTCGACCGCGTGACCCGGCCCGACGCGGCCGTGCTGGATTGCCGGGAGCAGGTCGAGAGCCTGCGCGTGAGCCTGCTCAAGACCACCCGACGGCACTTCGGCGACCTGACCCAGCGGATGCAGGCGGACGACAGCGCGCTTCGGGCGGCCTACGGCGCCTGGAGCCGGTTCGAGGAGGCCGCAGGTGAACTTTCGCTGGCGGCTTCGCGGGCCGAAGCGGGCGGCGAATTCCTCCGCGCGAACGATCTCTTCAACCGGACCGGTCAGTACGGCGAGGGCGCCCGGGTCCTGGTGGGCGACGACTCCCCCGAGGCGCTGGAAGCCCGCGCCGAATCCTACGAGGGCGGCGGAGACCTC is a window from the Amycolatopsis sp. cg9 genome containing:
- a CDS encoding type VII secretion protein EccE; this translates as MTDFGAARADAHRGAPAPPPAYPAAARPAAYGTAAGADAASRAAARESALAALSAARQPSFAAPVPPPAPPPVPPRNSPPVPHRAAGRPRPIGVARIVCWQLVLVALVLAATRPWPVLVAVAIPAAVVVALTTVRVHGRWLSAWLVVGSDYALRDRARDLRGPAEAGRELLRLLSPEATGTSGDTGFLLSRAAGITVVLHPKSAERDLTKAMPSPEALLPPPHAQAEAVAAQVVHHAGIARDRPPRVWLALQALRTPDVQHDTDVQRALGNAVRRVLRRLRRDGLPAHGLTEPELMGTLASLAHVNAGRGQVREDWRHWRSGPIAQATFRLDGWAELPPAVAPQLLRWLLAKIPRAAITVAVTAHRPAATAHTRTEATLRLAASGPAELEAAVRELTRLAGEWALSVDRLDGRHAQGVAATLPIGLAGP
- a CDS encoding fibronectin type III domain-containing protein, with translation MYVDVAGEGTEKKSRGLGAAARTRLVLAFLVAGCLALIGVAVAGRAPMPSDLEYVQAGHWVYSDALQSALHVDGGAGEVDARAGVPAGPGSQVVQGGRSGYVVDRSRITLFDKSTLGVESAIAPPATETPSVLEVAGGPYLVYRNAGRIVRLGDPVATVAAGGPLATPVATGDGTLWVYRIDTGSVCELPRGATTPTCPAQLPAGHSGLLALVDDRPVVLDVTADTLSPASKDGLGEPLAIGVKLPPTALVANTSVDGRLAVADPDRNRLHLIDTTGLGKDGPAGRPVSVDLPEDGRFSGPVATTHVVALVDETRNEVRTYDSHGTLKGTKKVPGGRPRLARGQDDRVYVDSSDGSHVLVVDGENGSVADVAVDEQARHQAETPPPAPPQPSDTGSAPPPQQPPSRPVPPPVAKATPPGAPRNVSASASDGAVKVTWSAAADNGARITAYHLSWPGGSTTVSGSSRRATVSGLDNGKSYVVTVSAENSAGTGPGASAKAAAPGQAAGAPAVTLTAGTGGKVSANWSAPDLHGADLVHYLVSATGAGERQVSGTSTQFSGLTGSVTVTVRAVTKYGSGAALTGSPGRKTVRVPSGPPTVKITHVQGKGAPDQQIIVTVTANGNGAAATCKATALGGSSGSVPCSGTTNLTISNIYWVGAIPVDVTITTSAGTGSDHFQGTPAFVVVLGPLALLGTRRLLKKTGKPEAKKEP
- a CDS encoding AAA family ATPase, which produces MTPTPKAAYELIADNVQAVVRGKPELVRLAVAALFAEGHLLIEDVPGLGKTTLARCLARSVGASWNRIQFTPDLLPGDITGVMVYHQNAERFQFHPGGIFANVVLADEINRGTPKTQSALLEVMAERRVTVDAVSQDVPRPFFVVATQNPIELEGTYRLPEAQLDRFLMRLSVGYPDHDAEMRVVMGDCAGVTPDELRPVLDLGAVQAVIAEVRKSHLAPEIVSYAVRLATASRTHPAVRYGASPRGSIALIRAAQALAATHGRDFVTPDDVKDVTHPVLGHRLVLTPDAELNQRRTADVVDELLAETPAPAAAAGR
- a CDS encoding DUF3488 and DUF4129 domain-containing transglutaminase family protein, whose amino-acid sequence is MARRGRRRGRLAAARAAGVRRTAAQRTAADGRLAVAGVLGAAAVAGLLFTPVFGFTAVLVPVLVVVALAFGCVELCARLPKAAPYRPLVVLAAGILGLMEVVAFPTTLAGLPTGETLAVLARGATEGWLLTLQSTWPARPVPEQLLFVPLAVLLASTVGTEVLLRLRKPLLALLPGVLVAALSQAYQPLSGPVAVGAAVLYAGAGALTLWSRPGGSKPAWLVVATVAGLLAGAVALGALDPAGRDPVRLTDRQVAPLAQHGLGNPLDQVGDRIARPGAEVFRYRSDAPVDRWRLAVLDGFDGANWSTGLRLRRLGQHLGSASGGTTRTADVRVTGLPGPWLPSQAMPTGVTGVDPLVDQTAGALLLDPPARDPRYRLTWSSPDVDAARLEGAEVDAKAEGGLGELGQVPADVEQLARDAVRGLRPTFQSALQLERFLSTHYQVAVGTDLPTGHGWPQLRRFLLDTRRGTSEQFAAAYVALARLTGIPARLVVGFGGSSEVDGDYRVVRNRDVLAWPEVAVDGVGWVPLDPTAAAVKTGQQTGLAKATSLARQQLPPEQSLQPPQLPPGHQDSGDTAATSGGSVRWGLVAAIAVGALLAGWLWGVPLAKGIRTRRRRRSSGADGVIGAWAEARDRLRADGVPYRVGMTPRDLAELAGEGTREPITRLGKVVDMALWSGVPVTDGAVRRAWQEVAELRRSLATRPWPARLRAALDPRTLLPPARDRRE
- a CDS encoding DUF58 domain-containing protein — protein: MRLTRRGVFVLAAAVVLYTAGEVLGYAFFRALGGIAAGAVLVAVAAVRFRPEVDVDRTVLPDRIERGEPALASLTVRNTGTRRHGGFAAADRLGEATHGVRVRPLAPGTAATYHYELPTTRRGRLEVGPLVLDRPDLFALARGERTVGGTASLWVHPRRHTVRTARAGHPRHHHDGPITDPPLRGSADLRAVRQYVLGDEVRHLHWKASARTGRLMVREYADPAQLRCTVLLDTRPSALTATAFEEAVEVVASLLFASATAGQHCRLITTTGTDTPVDSGLRVARVVLDELCLVTQDGADDAPLLPAPLAAGRRPGGVVVVVTGPDADLGPARRWHPDTVIRLGARKGAPVAGAGQISAVDAADAAARWNALMTGAA